A genomic segment from Nicotiana tabacum cultivar K326 chromosome 9, ASM71507v2, whole genome shotgun sequence encodes:
- the LOC107775918 gene encoding defensin-like protein P322: MANSMRFFATVLLIALLVTATEMGPMTIAEARTCESQSHRFKGPCSRDSNCATVCLTEGFSGGDCRGFRRRCFCTRPC, from the exons ATGGCAAACTCCATGCGCTTCTTTGCAACTGTGTTACTTATAGCATTGCTTGTCACGGCTACCG AGATGGGACCAATGACAATTGCAGAGGCAAGAACTTGTGAGTCCCAGAGCCACCGTTTCAAGGGACCATGCTCAAGAGATAGCAACTGTGCCACCGTTTGTCTGACCGAAGGATTTTCCGGTGGCGACTGCCGTGGATTCCGCCGCCGTTGTTTCTGTACCAGGCCTTGCTAA